The genomic region GACATGCCGAAGCGCAATTGTTGTATGCGGTCTGTGGCGTGATGCGCCTGGTGACGAGCCAGGGCGCGTGGGTCATACCGCCGACCCGGGCGGTGTGGATTCCACCGCAGGTGGAGCATGAGATCTTCATGAGCGGCGAAGTGCGCATGCGTTCCCTGTTCGTCGCCGCCGAACTCTCGCCAGCCAACCTGCAGGGTTGCTGCGTGCTCGCGGTCACACCGCTGCTGCGCGAACTGATCATCCGCGCGGTACAGGGGCCGGAACAGGCTGGTAATCCGCTGATCCAGCAACTGATGCTGGAAGAACTCGCCACCCTGGAGAACCTGCCGCTGCACATCCCGATGCCCAGCGACCGGCGACTGCAACGGATCTGCATGGCCCTGCTGCAAACTCCGACCCACCCCAACACCCTGGAAGACTGGGCGCTGCAGGTCGGTGCCAGCACCCGAACCCTGGCACGGTTGTTCCAGCAGCAGCTACGGATGAGTTTCAACACCTGGCGCCAACAGTTGCGCCTGATGGAAGCCTTGCCACGCCTGCTGGCCGGAGACAGCGTGCAACGCGTGGCCAAGGTCTGCGGCTATGGCAACGCCCGGGCGTTCAGTGCGATGTTCCGCCGGTTGCTCGGGGAGAACCCGCGGGAATATGTCGCCAACCTGAACCAGTTCAGCGCCATCAATGCATCTCGGTAAAGGCCAGTTTCACACCGATGGCGATCAATACCACGCCCATGGTCCGGTCGAACCAGTGCCCCATTCGGGCGAAACCGGCACGGACCCGTTGCTGGCTGAACAGCATCGCCACCAGGCAGAACCACAGTGCGGTCGCCACGGCCAGGTAGACGCCATAGCCGGCCTGGATCGACAAGGGGGTATGCGGGTTGATCACCACGGTGAACAAGGACAGGAAGAACAGCGTCGCCTTGGGGTTCAGGCCATTGGTCACGAAACCCGAAGTAAAGGCGCCACGCGCCGTCCGCTCGCCAGCCGGCGCAGCCAAATCCTCGGCGGCCGGTGCCGCCGGCCTGGCGCGGATCGCCTTGAAACCGATGTACAGCAGGTACGCCGCCGCCAGCCATTTCAACGCGTTGAACAACACGATCGACTGCGACACGATCAGGCCGATCCCCAACAGCGAATAGCCGACATGCAGGAAGATCGCCGTGCCCACCCCCAGCGCCGTCCAGAGGCCGGCGCGACGACCATGGGTCACGCTCTCACGCACCACCACGGCAAAGTCGGGGCCCGGACTGGCCACCGCCAGCAGGTGGATCAGCGCGACGGTCAAAAACTCGGTCAGGTACATGGACACGCCTGTGGACTCCTCGGTATCTGAATAGGTCATCTGGTAGGCTGGCTACCTTACGCCTTCACTCGACAGCACAAAAGGTACAGTTGATGAGCCATCCTCGCCGCGCGGTATTTCTCGATCACCCTTCCCTGGACCTCGGTGATCTCGACTTCGAGCCGCTGCGCGAGTGCTTCGATGAACTGCGGCTGTGCAGCAGCACCACCGCGCAGAACGTGCTCGAACACCTGGCCGGGGCCAGCGTGGCCATCAGCAACAAGGTCCCGCTGACTGCCGAGACCCTGGCCGCCTGCCCTGATCTGAAGCTGGTCCTGATCTCGGCCACCGGCACCAACAATGTCGACCTGGCAGCCGCTCGGGCGCAGGGGATCACTGTCTGCAACTGTCAGGGCTACGGCACTCCGTCGGTGGCCCAGCACACGCTGATGTTGCTGCTGGTCCTGGCGACCCGCCTGAACGACTACCAGAAAGCCGTGGGCGAAGGCCGCTGGCAGCAGGCGACGCAGTTCTGCCTGCTGGACTTCCCGATCGTCGAGCTGCAAGGCAAGACCCTCGGCCTGCTCGGTCATGGCGAACTGGGCGGGGCGGTAGCGAAGCTGGCCGAGGCGTTCGGCATGCGTGTGGTACTGGGACAGATTCCCGGTCGCCCGGCACGTGAAGACCGCCTTCCCCTGGCAGAGCTGCTGCCGCAGGTCGACGCCCTGACCCTGCACTGTCCGTTGAACGAACACACCCGGAATTTCATCGGCGCCGCCGAGTTGGCCCTGCTCAAACCCGGAGCGTTTGTGGTCAACACCGCGCGCGGCGGCCTGATCGACGAGCAGGCGCTGGCCGACGCCCTGCGCGGCGGCCACCTCGGCGGTGCGGCGACCGACGTGCTCAGCGTCGAACCACCGAGCAATGGCAACCCACTGCTGGCCGGCGATATCCCGCGTCTGATCATCACTCCGCACAATGCCTGGGGCAGCCGCGAGGCCCGGCAACGCATCGTCGGCCAACTCGCGGAGAATGCCCGGGGCTTTTTTGCCGGAGCAGCGTTGCGGGTCGTCAATTGATAGACTGGCGGACTTTTTTTCAGGGAGCAGACCATGGATCCGCGCAGTGAAGTACTGCTTCGTCAGGCCGAATATTTCCAGGGCAACCTGCTGTTGGTCGGTCTGCCCGCCGACGACCTGCTCGGACACTTGCCCAACGCCCATGGCTGGTGCTGGCATGCCGGTGACCAGGCTGCGCTGGAGGCCCGCTTCGCCGGTCGCAGCCACTTTGGCGTGAGTCCACACGAAGCGACGTTCGACGCCGCCGTGGTGTTCCTGCCCAAATCCCGCGAACTGGCCGACTACCTGCTCAATGCCGTCGCCGCACGGCTGCCCGGTGGCGAGGTTTTCCTCGTCGGCGAAAAACGCGGCGGTATCGAAGGCGCGGCCAAACAACTGGCGGTGCTCGGCAAACCGCGCAAGCTCGACAGTGCCCGGCATTGCCAGTTGTGGCAAGTCACCGTGGTCGAGGCTCCGCAGGCCAAACCGCTGGAAAGCCTGGCCAGGCATTACCAGTTGGATCTGGCCGAGGGCCCACTGACGGTCGTCAGCCTGCCCGGGGTGTTCAGCCATGGTCGGCTGGATCGTGGCACGGCGCTGCTGCTCGAACACCTGGACAATCTGCCCAACGGCCCGCTACTCGACTTCGGCTGCGGCGCGGGTGTGCTCGGCGCCGCGGTGAAACGTCGTTATCCGGACAACCGCGTCATCCTGCTCGACGTCGATGCCTTCGCCGCCGCCAGCAGTCGCCTGACCCTGGCGGCCAACGGTCTGGAAGGCGAGGTGCTGACCGGCGATGGTATCGATGCCGCGCCGCTGGAACTGCGGGCGATCCTGAGCAATCCGCCGTTCCACACCGGGGTGCATACCAACTATCAAGCCAGTGAAAACTTGCTGAAAAAATCCGCCAAACATCTGCAAAAAGGCGGCGAACTTCGGCTGGTTGCCAATAGCTTCCTGCGCTACCAGCCACTGATCGAAGAACACCTGGGGAGCTGTGTAACCCAGGCCGAAGGAGACGGTTTTCGAATCTACAGCGCCAGGCGCGGCTGAAAAATAAACGCTTGCGCAATGGATTTTGCCTAGGCAGAATCCGCTCCGTCCTAGGGGAGTAGTCTCCCACGAGCGCCACGCTCGTCCGGCATGCGTCAACATACTTGGTCCTCAGACCATGGCGCATGCGACCCACGGTTCGCACAGACGAACCCGGGGTTTGACAAGACCTATGACACGCACACCTTACCCGGGGCGGGAAGGCTGTACGTGTCATAGCCGTGTCGACCCGCCCCTTAGGAAAACCTGATGCTGGATTCTCTCCTCGTTCCCACCGCAATCGTTGCCCTGGCCGAAATCGGCGACAAGACGCAATTGCTCGCGCTCATCCTGGCAGCTCGTTTTCGCAAACCCTGGCCGATCATCGCCGGTATCGTTGCCGCGACCCTCGCCAACCATGCTGCGGCTGGCGCAGTAGGTGCCTGGTTCGGCAGTTTCTTCTCCAACTCGGTCTTGCACTGGATCCTGGCTGCGAGCTTCACCGCCACTGCGCTGTGGACACTGGTCCCGGACAAGATGGACGATGACGAAGCCAGTACCGGCCGCAAGTTCGGCCCGTTCCTGACCACCTTGATCGCGTTCTTCCTCGCCGAAATCGGCGACAAGACCCAGGTCGCCACGGTGATGCTGGCGGCGCAATATCCGGAGCTGTGGCTGGTGATCATCGGCACGACCCTGGGCATGCTGATCGCCAACGTACCGGTGGTGCTGGCCGGCAACTTCGCCGCCGACAAGCTGCCACTGACGCTGATCCGTCGCCTGGCCGCCTCGGCGTTCTTCATCCTGGCGATCGTCGCGGTGTACAAGGCGATGCAGAGCAGCGGCTGGATCTAGAGGCGATGCCCTCCCCCTGCTTGCTGGGCAAGCAGGGGCGAAGGCTTGTGTGGCGAGCGGACTCAGCTGGCAAGGGGTGGAGTGACCTACAAACTACCGATTCATGTGGCGAGCGAGCTTGCCCGCTCGCCACAGCTCCCCTGCAACAACGAGGGCATGAGCCTCAGGACTTGCGGGCCTGCTGGTACAGCGGCATGACCTTGGGAATCGCCGCCTGCAGCGAGGCGATACGGTTGCTGGAGGCCGGGTGAGTGCTCATGAACTCCGGCGGCGCGCCTTCAGAAGCCTTGCTCATCTTGTTCCACAGCGTGATGGCCGCGTTCGGGTTGTAACCGGCGCGAGCCGCCAGTTCCAGGCCGATCAGGTCCGCCTCGTTTTCATTCTCGCGACTGTTGGGCAAGGTCATGCCGTAGTTCGCCACGGTATCGGCCAGCGCCAGGCTGTCCTGGCCCAGGCCGAACAACGCGCCAGCACCCTGCTTGGCCATCTGGATCCCGTAGGCCTTGGACATCGCCTCACGCCCATGCTCACGCAGGGCATGGGCAATTTCATGGCCCATCACCGCAGCAATCTCGTCGTCGGTCAGCTTGAGCTGGTCGATCAGGCCGCTGTAGAAAATGATCTTGCCGCCAGGGCCGCAGTTGGCGTTGAGTTCATCGCTCTTGATCAGATTGACTTCCCATTGCCACTGGGCCGAATCCGGACGGAAGTTCGGCGCCTGCGCAATCAACCGATCGGCAATGGCCTGGACCCGCTTGGCATTGGCGCTGGTCTTGTCCAGCACGCCCGAGCCCTTGGCCTCACCCAGCGTCTTCTGGTACGACTGGGCGTACATCTGATCGACTTCCTGACTCGACAACATACTGAACATATATTGTTGGCGCTGCACCCCAACGGCACCACCATTGGTGGTATTGACCGCCTGGCACCCGGCCAGCAGCAGTCCCGTCGTCAACGCACACAAAACCAATCGTTTAGTCATGAACACTCTCCCTGAAAACTGCCGGCTATCCTAGGCGGGGATTTGTATCAAATCCAGATACAAAAATTCTGTAATCCCGAATTTCAGACAAGCTTCAACATTTGCAGGAAAAAATTCACGATCAGCGGCACGACGAGACACCTCGAGCCTGAATAATGCTTCATTTACGACACGGACGAATTCAAAACAGTCATTTGCATCGCCTACCCTCATGTCCGCCCGCAGCTTTGCCGATACTTCCGAAGAGACGTCACCTACCGCGTCCGGAGCCTCCATGAAATTCAAGTCGATTCAATTTTCCGTCGCGGCCCTGGCCGGCGCCATCGTCCTCAGTGTGGTCGCAGCGCTGGTGATCTATGCCCTGGTGTCCGGGGCCAAGACCCAGGAGAAGGTGCAGCAGCGCACCCAGGAACAGTTCGAGCAGGTGATCGAACAACGCCTCGACGCGCTGGCCAGGACCCAGGTCAGCCAGATCCAGCGCGAACTCGAAGCGCCCTTGCTGATCGGCGCGGGTTTGGTACATGTCAATGCACTGCTCGGCAGCCAGGACGCCGACGGCAAGCCACTGCTGAACATCAGCCGTGAACAACTGATCAACCTGATCAAGGAAAACCTCCAGCAGAACCCCAAAGTGCTTGGCGCCTACATCGGCTGGGAAAAAAACGCCCTGGAGCACAATGATGCAGACTACGCCGATAACGCCAAGGCCGGGTCAGCCAAGGACGGGCGTTTCCTGCCCTGGTGGTTCCGCAACGACGACGGCAGCCTGGGTTTCTCGACCCTGGTGGATGTGGACGACCAGAAAGTCCTGTCCACCGGCGTAAGAGCCAGCGAGTACTACCTGTGCCCCAAGGAAACCGGCAAGACCTGCGTGATCGACCCGGCCCCCTACAAGGTCGGCGACAAGATCGTGATGCTCGCCTCCTTCATCCAGCCGATCATGCTCAACGGTGCGTTCCAGGGCATCGTCGGTGCCGACCTGTCGGTAAACTTCATCCAGGACATGCTGGTGGCGGCCAACCAGAAACTCTACAACGGCGCCGGTAACATGACCCTGGTCGGCACCAATGGACGCCTGGTGGCTTACACCAAGGACCCGAGCAAATTCGGTGAGAAACTCAGCGACATTCTCGATGCCGACAAGGTCGCGGCCATGGGCCGGCTCAATCGCGGTGAAGTGACCTACAACATCGACAAGACCCAGGGCATCATCGAACTGTACCTGCCCTTCGGCATCGGCCAGAGCGATGCGCGCTGGACCCTGATGATGCAACTGCCGATGAACGCGGTGATGGCCGACCTGCACAAACTCCAGGGTGAACTGAACGAACAACGCAAGGCCGACGTGTTCGGCATGGCAGTGGTCGGTCTGGTCATCGCTGCGCTGGGCTTGCTGGTGATCTGGCTGGTTGGCCACGGTATCGCCCGGCCGCTGCGCCAAATGGTGGCCATGCTCGACGATATCGCCCAGGGCGAAGGCGACCTGACCCGCCGCCTGAGCAGTGACCGCGCCGACGAACTCGGCTCCATTGCCAAGGGCTTCAATACCTTCCTGATCAAGTTGCAGGCGATGATCACCCAGGTGGTGACTTCGGTGCAGAGCGTCAGTGATTCCTCCGAACACACTGCCGACATTGCGATCCGCACCAACCTGGGCGTACACAAGCAAATGGCCGAGATCGACCAGGTGGCGACCGCCGTGCAGGAGATGACCGCGACCGCCCAGGATGTGGCCCGTAATGCCACCCAGGCCGCGCAAGCCGCCAGCCATGCCGACATGGCCGCCAGCGACGGCATGCGTATCGTGCGTGATACGTCCACCTCCATCGGTAACCTGGCCCTGGAGATCGGTCGTGCCGTGGGCGTGGTGCAGACCCTGGCCAGGGACAGCGAGAACATCAACGCGATCCTCACTGCCATTCGTGGCATCGCCGAGCAGACCAACCTGCTGGCACTCAACGCGGCGATCGAAGCCGCCCGCGCCGGAGAACAGGGCCGTGGTTTTGCCGTGGTGGCCGACGAGGTACGCAACCTGGCCCAGAAGACCCAGCAGGCCACCGAAGAAATCCAGTCGATGATCCAGCAGTTGCAGCAAGGCACCCGCGAAGTGGTCAGGGTCATGGAGGACAGCCAGCACAAGACCGACGAAAGCGTGCAGCACGCGGCCAAGGCCGCCCAGGCACTGGAGACCATTACCCAGGCGGTGTCGGTGATCAACGACATGAACACCCAGATCGCCAGTGCCGCCGAGGAGCAGAGCGCTGTGGCCGACGATATCAACCGCAACGTGATCAACATCGGCCAGGTGGCGAACGAAGTGGCCGGCGGCGCCGACGAATCGAGCACAGCCAGTGCACAACTGACCAAGCTGGCCGAGCAGCAGCGACGCCTGATCAATCAGTTCAAGGTCTAGCCCCTCTGAAACACTCCACCTGTAGGAGCCGGGCTTGCCCGCGAAGCTTTTGACGGCCTCAAGGCCCCTTTCGCGGGCAAGACCGACGCCTACAGGACTTTGACTTCCCCCGACAGGACTTTGGCTTCAACACCCGGAACGGCCCCGACAGGACATCAACCCGGCGTCAGGCACTCCGGCGCATTGAGCTTCGGATCATTCACCAGGTTGGCCAACAAACGCTCGCGCAACGGCTTCTGCGGGCTGGCCAACAACCCCTGCAGCACATGCAGCGGAGTATCCTCAGCCAGCCAGGCGGCCTGCCCCGCCTCGTCGAGAATCAGTGGCCGCCGCTGACTCGACACCGGCTGCGTCACAACTGCGGTACTCAACCAGACCTGCTCCTGCACCGGGTACGCCTCCCAGATCGCCGCGAAAAACAGGCTGGAGCCTTCGGCGGGCGTCAGCCAATACGGGCGCTTGCGCTGCGTGCCACGCCATTCGTAAAACCCGTTGGCCGGCAACAGGCAGCGCCGTTCGCGAAACGCCTGGCGAAACATCGGCTGCTCGGCCAGGGTCTCGGCCCGGGCATGGGCCGGCGTGCGCGACAGGTCGGTCAGCCAGGCCGGCGTCAAACCCCAGCGGGCACGGGCCAGCTCACGTTGTCCGGCGTTGGCACGCAGGATCAGCACCGAATCGTTGGGCGAAATATTCCATTGCGCCTGCTGGTCGGCGGGAAAGCCGGGCAAGGCCGCAAAGGCGGGGTTCCAGCGAAACAGGGCAAAACGTCCACACATGGGGCAATACGACTCGTTCGGTAACTCGATCAGGGATCAGGGGCGACTAGCAAAGCAGCACCCCGGCAACAAGCTCCGGCTCATCGCCCGGCAGCGGCAGCGCGGCATTGTACGCGGCGATCAGTTCACGTGCGTACTGCGCCTGCTCATTCTCCACCGCCAGAGCCAGCAGACCGAACACCGGCAACTCTCCCGCACCACCCAGCAGGTCGCGCCCGACCAGGTGCGCCTGCACGCCTTCGCTGGCGAGCATGCCTTGCAGCAGCTCGCCCTCCATCAGGTTTTCCGGTTCGTAGATGCGTTGCATCGAGGCGCCCTCGTCACTCGTTTTCCGTGTGGACGTCGAGCATCCACTCCTGACCATCGGTCTGCAGCGTGAACACGATCGGCCGGCAACACACCGGGCAATCCTCGATATAGGTCTGGTCGCCACCGGAAAGATCCAGCACGGCCTCGGCCTCCTCACCACAGTAGGGACATGAGTAGTACTCAGTTTCCAGCATCGCGGCCTCCGAAGGTGACTTGTGCGTATAATCGCCGGTCTATTTATAAGGCTGATGAGTGATCCTGGCCTTATTTTTACGATCAGGCTTTATTATTTATCACTCAACCCTCTACTTACCCTAGCCGTTTCCAACAAGAGAGCATGATGGGCGAATTTGATGCCATCCGGCCTTACGACGACTCCGAAGTGCCAGCCGTGCTGGCCCGGTTGCTCGGCGACAAGGCTTTTCTGGATATTCTCACGCATTTCCGTTTCCCGCGCCTGGTCGGTGCCTTCGGCTGGTTGCTCAGACCCCTGATCGCCTATCGGCTGCGGCGTGAGTTCGCCGGCGTCCAATGCGTGGCAACCCTGCAGGACAAGATCGAAGTCTACGTCGACAACACCATCGAACGGGCCACCGATGGCGTGACCTATACCGGCGTCGAGCAGTTCAAGTCCGGGACCGCCTATCTGTTCCTGGCCAACCATCGCGACATCGTCATGGACCCGGCCTTCGTCAACTACGCCGTCTACCATGCCGGCCTGCCGACGCCACGCATCGCCATCGGTGACAACCTGCTGCAGAAACCGTTCGTCAGCGACCTGATGCGCCTGAACAAGAGTTTCATCGTCCATCGCTCGATCAGCGGACGGCGGGAAAAGCTGGCGGCTTACCAGTTGCTGTCGGCCTACATCAACCATTCGATCCGCAACGACTGCCAGTCGATCTGGATCGCCCAGGCCGAGGGCCGGGCCAAGGATGGTGACGACCGTACCGAGTCGGCCATCCTGAAAATGTTCCACATGAGCCGCAAGGATGAACCGTTCGCCGAGGTCATCCGCTCGCTGAACCTCACCCCGGTGTCGATCAGCTACGAATACGATCCTTGTGACCAGGCCAAGGCCCGCGAGCTGTACATCCGCGCGACCACCGGCAGCTACAGCAAGGCGCCGGGCGAAGATGACGTCAGCATTGCCAAGGGCATCACCGGCTACAAGGGCCGGGTGCATGTGAACTTCGCCAAACCGCTGGACGGGGAGTTCGAGGACACCAAGGTCCTGGCACAGGAAATGGATCGGCAGATCCTCGCTGGCTACCGCCTGTTCCCGGTGCATTACCTGGCCTACGCGCAATGGAGCGAAGCCGATCCGCAACTGCAGGTGCCCAAGGCCGCCGAGCTGTTTGCCACCGAGGAATTGAGCAAGGCCCAGGCCGAGTGGCAGAGCCGGCTGGATGCCTGCCCGGTCGAGCATCAACCGTACCTGGTGCAGCAATACGCGACCCCGGTGCGCAACCAGTACCGCGTCAAGGCCGGCCTGCCACTGTAGCCACAGTGGCCGCCGGTCGTTCCCCTAAAACCGGGTGCTGATCCAGGACATCAGCAGCGCCACCGCCAGGCAGGCAAAACCGAACCGGTAGAAAAACCGGTTCGCCCGCTGCACCCGTGAGTCAAGCAACAACAGGGGCTGGTCGATCGACCGCCCTTCGCTTTGTGTCTCCAGCTGTTCCAGCGCCCGTTGCTCCCGACGACGCGTGAGCTGCAACAGCCACGCGCCAGGACACGCCACCAGCAGTGCAAACAGATTGAGCCACTTGCCCGGATGGCCGGCGAATGCGCCCCAGATCACTTGCAACGACATCATGAACCCTCGGATGAACCAGCGCCTTTCGAACTCCGGACAAACGGCAAAGAGCCGTTGCCGCGCACGCTGGTATGGGAACACCCCTGCGTTACAGTTTCCTGTGTCCGGTCTCGGACAATTTACGGATTAATTTGCGCTGTCACCTGAACGTCACCTTAACAGGCCACCCTGTCGCCCTCGAACCTTCACGGAGCTTGTCATGCTGCACGCCAACAACCAGGATCGCCTCTACCTGATCGCCCCCAGCGATGAACAGGAAGCCCTGGTGGACGCCATGTCGTTCAACGTCCAGGACCGCCACTGGCTGGTCTATTGCGCCCTCGGCGGCCATCAACATGCCGACCTGCCCGAAGCCGACCTGACGACCGGCGTGAGCCTGCTGGACTTTCATATCGAAGCCGCGTGATAACAGGCAGGCAATAAAAAGCCCGGCTTCGACAGCCGGGCTTTTTCATGACTGCGTCGGGTTACTGGCTCAGCAACCGACCGATGCTCGGGTCCTTGAAGACCCGGGTCAGCGCATCGCTCAATACGTCGCTGACCAACTTGGTGTTGGTCTGCTCATTGGGTGCCATGCCGAAACGCTGATTCATCGAAGCGCCGTACTGACCGCTGTAGCGCTGGTTGGCGTTGGTCACGTCGGAACGGAAATTGGCGCCGATGGTGGCCTCGGTCACGTAGGTGGTGTCCTTCGGCGACTGATAGGTCAGATCAGACAGGGTCACGGTCAGGGTCGGCGCATTCATGGCATTCGGCGTCGGCGTGAAGCCCAACAGGCGTACGGCCGCGTCGGCCTGGGCCTGCAGCTTGGGTATCAGATCGGCGCCCTGAACGGTAATGGAGCTGGTTTCAGGATAAAGGCCACCACGGGTACCCAATACCGGCGAACGACGACCGTCGACGACCCGGACCACGACCTGCTGACCATGACCCACCGGGGCCAGCTGGGTAGTGAGCGTGGGTTGCGGGCTAAGCTGCTGAGGACTGTTGGCACAGCCGACCAGGGTCAGGCTGGTCACAGTGATCAAACCAAACAACAGGCGTTGCAACATGCTCATCTCTCCAAGGACTAGGCACAATCAGGCCATCAGTATAGCCGTGCACGGGCGCCGCTAACCAGACATCGCCCGACACGCCCCCCGCTATCCACCTTTGAGCCCCTTGTCACATTTAATTCACCGACCTTACATGACCGCGTAACCGCCCTGCTCCAGCATCCGTTCCATCACGAAACGATGGGTGGTTCGGCAATGGAATTCCTCTGGCAGCTATTCTTCGCTCGCAAGCCCAAGCGCAGCTTCGCTCGACTCGATGCCGACGGTCGTTGCCAGGCCTTCAAGCAATGCGAGCTGCCGCCCACCGGCGATGGCTGGATCGAAGTCGAGAAGATCCACCTGGCCTGGATGCACCAGCCACTGCCCGCCAACGCCCGTGTCAACCCACGTGCACAACACCCACGGCGCGCTCTGCCGTTGACCATCTGACCGGACGGCTAATAAAAGTCATTCAACAGGGTCATTTCTGCGCATTTCTTGGTTACAATCTGCCCCCGATTATAAGGACGTCTCCTGATCGGGCCTCGCAGTATCGCTGATGCACCTGCATTGGCTCCCCCGCACCGCCCACAGAGAGCCGCCCACACAGATCGAGTGAAGTCGGTGTGCTTGCTGTTGAACCTGCAAACCACCGGTTTACCGAATCTGCCAGAGCTGCCCTTGCGCTCGTTCACTGAGCTGTTTGCCCGTACGCCAGCCTTTTTCCGGCCGGCACATGCTTCGCGGGCCCGGTGACAGGCCGTGGCAGCCCTTTTTTGAGGTTCACGTCTTCAAAAGAGCGTGAAAAAACGGGTATTCACTACTTCACGAGAGTGTGGCGAGCAAATGAAAAGTTTTGCGTCTGGAAATGCACCATTAGCGTCCTTAACGACCCAATCACACAGGACCCGATATTCCCAGGCAGGTGCTTGAGGCCTGTCCGCCTACGGATTTGGTTGCACGATCGGATGCCCTCGGCCATAAGTCGAATTGCCGGCGGTCGCTTGAAATGCGTTCATACGCATCCCAAGCCCACCGACAGCATCCGCTGAAGTTGCAAAGAATTGCGAAAAATCGGACATGGCAAACCTGACCATGAGTGACACCGGGCTGAAGTGGCCCTGTCAATTCCTGGCGGCCATGCCGTCAATGTGGTGCTGCAGATTTTGGAGACGCGTTAATGGCGCATAACGAAGCAGTCGATGTGGTCCTGGTTGGGGCCGGCATCATGAGCGCGACCCTCGCGGTGCTGCTCAAAGAGCTCGACCCCGCGATCAAGCTGGAAGTCGTCGAGCTGATGGACTCGGGTGCCGCGGAGAGTTCCAACCCGTGGAACAACGCCGGGACCGGCCACGCCGGGCTGTGCGAGCTGAACTACACGCCACAGGCCGCCGACGGTTCTGTCGACATCAAGAAA from Pseudomonas asplenii harbors:
- a CDS encoding YajG family lipoprotein, which gives rise to MLQRLLFGLITVTSLTLVGCANSPQQLSPQPTLTTQLAPVGHGQQVVVRVVDGRRSPVLGTRGGLYPETSSITVQGADLIPKLQAQADAAVRLLGFTPTPNAMNAPTLTVTLSDLTYQSPKDTTYVTEATIGANFRSDVTNANQRYSGQYGASMNQRFGMAPNEQTNTKLVSDVLSDALTRVFKDPSIGRLLSQ
- a CDS encoding 1-acyl-sn-glycerol-3-phosphate acyltransferase, producing MMGEFDAIRPYDDSEVPAVLARLLGDKAFLDILTHFRFPRLVGAFGWLLRPLIAYRLRREFAGVQCVATLQDKIEVYVDNTIERATDGVTYTGVEQFKSGTAYLFLANHRDIVMDPAFVNYAVYHAGLPTPRIAIGDNLLQKPFVSDLMRLNKSFIVHRSISGRREKLAAYQLLSAYINHSIRNDCQSIWIAQAEGRAKDGDDRTESAILKMFHMSRKDEPFAEVIRSLNLTPVSISYEYDPCDQAKARELYIRATTGSYSKAPGEDDVSIAKGITGYKGRVHVNFAKPLDGEFEDTKVLAQEMDRQILAGYRLFPVHYLAYAQWSEADPQLQVPKAAELFATEELSKAQAEWQSRLDACPVEHQPYLVQQYATPVRNQYRVKAGLPL